From a region of the Thermoplasmata archaeon genome:
- a CDS encoding tetratricopeptide repeat protein — translation MVRESSGSLLESIFPRKRLLHLTLLWLYLLGQLLLFSAFFTSLESSVFPLTGLLIPVSAASAGAVSIQRRLAGEAGPSIRLQELWMFIHGAITAILGLTIFIALGAPGEGGLVAVTLIVIMLLFSAATLHSGYFDARAAFLTPLTLGLSWPLLIVLQMSFNALLRPSPWVFDTLVFSLAAAVLLAMLALIYIKSKRPVPGRYSAVWAGALTMAAIAPLHELLGFWSNKMYGEVDRTLALTGFLIAGASLLHFAFRSHFAISVGAAIGASSRTHPEGRACGICVTPRPNANREETLQAVALNEEGLACMRRGEHGRALERFERALELDPRLEPIWTNRGTALLRAGSVPDAIRSYNRALQLNDAYLAAWINEGHALIDSGDPEGALKCLERALALNPSSELAWSERGVALRRLGRSREAEESFGRALTLNPGLAIAWNNRGNALMDRGILEEAFHCYNIATIIDPTYDIAWYNKACALLKSGRAQEALRCFERSITASLERVIGAVSSPSPPGIEGLSRFYSPGAVAL, via the coding sequence ATGGTCCGGGAGAGCAGCGGAAGTCTCCTTGAGAGTATATTCCCCAGAAAGAGGCTCCTTCACCTCACACTGCTCTGGCTCTATCTCCTCGGTCAACTCCTCCTTTTCTCTGCGTTCTTCACGAGCCTCGAGAGCAGCGTCTTTCCCCTGACCGGCCTCCTCATCCCCGTTTCAGCGGCTTCGGCAGGGGCCGTCTCGATCCAGCGCCGTCTCGCCGGCGAGGCCGGGCCCTCCATCCGTCTGCAGGAGCTCTGGATGTTCATCCATGGTGCGATAACCGCCATCCTTGGCCTGACCATTTTCATCGCCCTGGGCGCCCCTGGCGAAGGGGGATTAGTAGCCGTAACCCTGATCGTCATCATGTTGCTCTTTTCCGCGGCCACACTGCACTCTGGGTATTTCGACGCCCGCGCCGCCTTCCTAACCCCCCTGACTTTGGGCCTCTCTTGGCCTCTCTTGATCGTTCTCCAGATGAGCTTCAATGCTCTTTTACGTCCCTCCCCATGGGTCTTCGACACATTGGTGTTCTCATTGGCAGCCGCGGTTCTTCTGGCGATGCTCGCCCTGATATACATAAAATCAAAGAGGCCCGTCCCGGGGCGTTATAGCGCCGTCTGGGCCGGCGCGCTGACGATGGCGGCCATCGCGCCCCTCCATGAGCTCCTCGGCTTCTGGTCCAATAAAATGTATGGGGAGGTTGACAGGACGCTGGCTCTCACCGGGTTCCTGATTGCGGGTGCCTCCCTGCTCCATTTCGCGTTCAGGAGCCATTTCGCCATCAGCGTGGGTGCTGCCATCGGGGCCTCCTCCCGGACCCACCCAGAAGGCCGGGCTTGCGGGATTTGCGTCACCCCGCGCCCCAATGCAAACCGTGAAGAGACCCTGCAGGCTGTTGCGCTCAACGAGGAGGGGCTTGCGTGCATGAGGAGGGGCGAGCACGGGAGGGCGCTGGAGCGCTTCGAGAGGGCGCTGGAGCTCGACCCGAGGCTCGAGCCCATCTGGACCAATAGGGGTACCGCGCTTCTACGGGCCGGTTCGGTTCCCGACGCGATCCGGAGCTACAACAGGGCCCTTCAGCTCAATGATGCGTATCTTGCGGCCTGGATAAACGAGGGCCACGCCCTCATCGACTCCGGCGACCCCGAGGGCGCGCTCAAGTGCCTCGAACGGGCGCTCGCCCTAAATCCCTCCAGCGAGCTCGCCTGGAGCGAGAGAGGGGTGGCGCTGCGGAGACTTGGGCGGTCTAGAGAAGCTGAAGAAAGCTTCGGGCGCGCCCTCACGCTCAATCCAGGTCTTGCGATTGCGTGGAACAACCGGGGCAACGCCCTGATGGACCGGGGAATACTCGAGGAGGCGTTTCACTGCTATAACATTGCGACTATCATCGATCCCACCTATGACATCGCTTGGTACAATAAGGCCTGCGCCCTTCTGAAATCCGGAAGGGCTCAGGAGGCGCTCCGTTGCTTCGAGAGATCCATAACGGCCAGCCTCGAGAGGGTGATAGGAGCGGTGTCCAGCCCTTCCCCACCTGGGATTGAGGGCCTTTCCCGGTTCTACTCGCCCGGAGCTGTGGCGCTATGA
- a CDS encoding Sir2 family NAD-dependent protein deacetylase — protein MNRELSFQERVTLAAEWIRDSRKLVVFTGAGISTESGVPDYRGPDGVWTRRDKGLPPPPMPKPPWECEPNLGHFAIVELERMGKLDLLISQNIDNLHLKSGISPEKLVELHGNATLLRCLECDRLVSKREAGWDDRRHGRGYRTDPPLPGQPLCSCGGRLISSVVNFGDPMPRRELERAYRHSSSCDLFIVVGSSLVVSPAADMPLCALRSGARLVIINKGDTPFDALADLRFYESAGKTLSAILDKLRLLETR, from the coding sequence ATGAATAGGGAGCTGAGCTTTCAGGAGAGGGTTACGCTCGCGGCAGAGTGGATAAGGGACTCCAGAAAGCTTGTGGTATTCACGGGTGCAGGAATAAGCACGGAGTCTGGAGTTCCAGACTACAGGGGACCCGATGGCGTCTGGACGAGGAGGGACAAGGGCCTCCCCCCTCCCCCCATGCCAAAACCGCCGTGGGAATGCGAGCCCAATCTGGGCCATTTTGCAATAGTGGAGCTTGAGAGGATGGGGAAGCTAGACCTTCTCATATCCCAGAACATTGACAACCTCCATCTTAAGTCCGGGATATCGCCCGAGAAGCTGGTCGAGCTACACGGCAACGCAACCCTCCTGAGATGCCTGGAGTGCGACAGGCTGGTGTCAAAGAGAGAAGCGGGATGGGACGACCGGAGGCACGGAAGGGGGTACAGGACCGACCCCCCTCTCCCTGGTCAGCCCCTTTGCTCTTGCGGCGGGAGGCTGATTTCCTCAGTGGTGAACTTCGGAGACCCGATGCCCCGCCGGGAGCTCGAGAGGGCCTATCGTCACTCCTCGAGCTGCGACCTTTTCATTGTCGTTGGCTCATCCCTCGTCGTCTCACCCGCCGCCGACATGCCCCTTTGCGCCCTACGGAGCGGCGCGAGGCTGGTTATCATCAACAAGGGCGACACACCTTTCGACGCCCTCGCGGACCTCCGCTTTTACGAGAGCGCGGGAAAGACCCTCAGTGCGATTCTCGATAAACTGCGCCTCCTAGAGACCCGATAG
- a CDS encoding DNA topoisomerase I, translating into MSTLVICEKDNAARRIAAILSGNSAERRMLDGVPIYNFSKDGTDYIVIGLKGHILTLDYDQRYSLWHRVRPRELINIEPKKRVIAHSIVTALRKLAPDVDRVIVATDYDREGELIGVEALEKLREFRGDVPVKRARFSSLTPNEVRTAFANLGDVDHRLSDSALARQHVDLVWGATLTRYLSILTDRTGKDFLSVGRVQTPTLALILDREDEIRKFKPEPYWEVEGNLEKSTGERFRVRSAKERYRQKEEAERVVAAARSSTTGRVVGIRVERRREKPPTPLNTTQFLAVASTLGFQPARAMSIAEDLYTSGYISYPRTDNTVYPPSENLRAILQTLARPGSDFEKEAGELLKKDRLTPTRGKTEATDHPPIHPTDLAQRSELSREQWKIYELVVRRFFATLADEAVSEVTSATVDIGGQPFLARGLRAVEPGWRKYYPYVTLREAALPPLVQGEIVRVLKIDMKEKLTQPPKRYTQGGLIQEMESLGLGTKATRHEIIQKLYARDYVKDRSPVPTETGEAVTRALQRYAEHITRPDMTAALERDMDLIADGKKSVREVVEESRRMLAEVMDELDRNKEAIGEAIREALRSQNTLGPCPKCGTGELVVMRSWRGKRFAGCSNYPKCRNSFPLPQRGRIEVLQEKCPACGHLQVNVLHSRRKPWTVCLNATCPTRAERERKRGAEGETQGEKDKEVGEVDGGGAEGASSGEGEEEEEDAGTGSREAFGGGERGRGNGQQNGGQGSMSDSGPSESPETPRGHPN; encoded by the coding sequence ATGTCCACTCTGGTGATCTGCGAGAAGGACAATGCGGCGAGGCGCATTGCGGCCATTTTATCAGGTAACTCGGCCGAGCGGAGAATGCTGGACGGTGTCCCGATCTACAACTTCTCGAAGGACGGCACAGACTATATTGTCATCGGTCTGAAGGGGCACATCCTGACCCTAGACTACGACCAGAGGTACTCCCTCTGGCACAGAGTGAGGCCGAGGGAGCTGATAAACATCGAGCCGAAGAAGCGCGTCATCGCCCACAGCATAGTCACCGCCCTTCGAAAACTCGCCCCGGATGTGGACCGCGTGATCGTAGCAACGGACTATGACAGGGAAGGGGAGCTAATCGGTGTGGAAGCTCTGGAGAAACTTCGAGAATTTCGTGGGGACGTACCTGTCAAGAGGGCGCGCTTCAGCTCCCTCACCCCCAATGAGGTCCGGACCGCCTTCGCCAATCTGGGCGATGTCGACCACAGGCTCTCGGATTCGGCTCTTGCGCGCCAGCATGTCGACCTCGTCTGGGGCGCGACTCTGACCCGCTACCTATCCATCCTCACCGACAGAACGGGCAAGGACTTCCTGTCGGTCGGGAGGGTTCAGACGCCCACCCTCGCCCTGATTCTCGACCGAGAGGACGAGATTCGGAAATTCAAACCGGAGCCGTACTGGGAGGTCGAGGGCAATCTTGAGAAGAGCACAGGCGAGAGGTTCAGGGTGCGGTCGGCGAAAGAGCGCTACAGACAGAAAGAGGAAGCCGAGAGGGTTGTGGCCGCAGCAAGGAGCAGCACTACGGGCAGGGTGGTCGGTATTAGGGTCGAGAGGCGCAGGGAGAAGCCTCCGACTCCCCTCAACACCACCCAGTTTCTTGCGGTTGCCTCCACTCTGGGGTTCCAGCCGGCGAGGGCGATGAGCATCGCCGAGGACCTATACACCAGCGGCTACATAAGCTACCCGAGGACCGACAACACCGTCTATCCACCGAGTGAGAACCTGCGCGCGATACTGCAAACGCTCGCCCGACCCGGGAGCGATTTCGAGAAGGAGGCCGGCGAGCTTCTAAAGAAGGATAGGCTGACGCCCACACGGGGCAAGACTGAGGCAACCGACCACCCACCCATCCACCCCACGGACCTAGCGCAGAGGTCTGAGCTGAGCAGGGAGCAGTGGAAAATATATGAGCTGGTTGTGAGGCGCTTTTTCGCCACGCTGGCGGACGAAGCCGTCTCCGAAGTGACGAGCGCCACCGTTGACATCGGCGGGCAGCCCTTCCTTGCGCGGGGTCTGAGGGCGGTCGAGCCCGGCTGGAGGAAATACTACCCCTATGTGACGCTCAGGGAAGCCGCTCTGCCGCCGCTGGTGCAGGGGGAGATTGTGAGGGTGCTGAAAATCGACATGAAGGAGAAGCTGACCCAGCCGCCGAAGAGGTACACCCAGGGCGGCCTGATACAGGAGATGGAGAGCCTCGGGCTCGGGACGAAGGCGACCAGGCACGAGATAATCCAGAAGCTCTACGCCCGCGACTATGTGAAGGACAGAAGCCCCGTTCCCACAGAGACCGGCGAGGCCGTGACGAGGGCATTGCAGCGCTACGCCGAGCACATAACCCGACCCGACATGACCGCGGCCCTCGAGAGGGACATGGACCTGATAGCGGACGGGAAAAAGAGCGTGAGGGAGGTTGTCGAGGAGTCCCGGCGGATGCTCGCCGAGGTAATGGATGAGCTCGACAGAAATAAGGAGGCTATCGGTGAGGCCATCCGGGAGGCCCTACGGAGCCAGAACACCCTGGGCCCCTGCCCGAAATGCGGCACCGGTGAGTTGGTCGTGATGCGCTCCTGGAGGGGGAAGCGCTTCGCAGGCTGCTCGAATTATCCTAAATGCAGGAACTCCTTCCCCCTCCCCCAGCGCGGAAGGATTGAGGTCCTGCAGGAGAAATGCCCAGCATGTGGGCACCTCCAGGTCAACGTCCTTCACAGTAGGCGGAAGCCCTGGACGGTCTGTCTGAATGCCACGTGCCCGACTCGGGCGGAGCGTGAGAGAAAGAGAGGGGCGGAGGGAGAGACGCAGGGGGAGAAAGATAAGGAGGTGGGGGAGGTGGACGGGGGTGGGGCAGAGGGGGCGAGCAGCGGAGAGGGAGAGGAGGAGGAAGAAGATGCTGGGACTGGAAGTAGGGAGGCGTTCGGTGGCGGCGAGCGGGGCCGGGGGAACGGCCAGCAAAACGGTGGACAGGGGAGCATGAGCGACAGTGGGCCGTCGGAGAGCCCGGAGACTCCCCGGGGCCATCCGAATTAG
- a CDS encoding GNAT family N-acetyltransferase, with amino-acid sequence MRVFREKYPEKFAPEERVFSLIRPGDRIFIGTGCGEPQYLVSALIKYVEAHPKAFFDAEVIHVWTLGVAPYADERFKENFRHNSFFIGESTRAAVNRGDADYTPIFLSAVPELFRRKMVPVDVALVQVSPPDAHGHMSLGISVDIVKAAIESADHVIAQVNSFMPRVHGDTFVNIKDIDYIIHHDEPLMEYHPEVSDEIARSIGRYVSNLIRDGDTIQVGYGSLPNAILSSLGEKKHLGVHTELLTDGIVELMKEGVVDNSMKTIDRGKTVATFSMGKRSTYEFLHDNPIIEFRPVEYVNNPMIIAQNRNMTAINSALEIDLTGQATGDSLGKIFYSGVGGQADFMRGAVLSKGGKAILALQSTAGNGAFSRIVPVLKEGAGVTLTRGDIHYVVTEHGIAYLHGKNIRERAMDLIAIAHPKFRPWLIQEAKKLNLIYKDQAFIPGKRGEYPEHLELRRTTKKGIQILLRPVRITDEPLLKDFFYSLSDRSMYRRFIQARRDMPHERLQEFVVIDYTREMVLVAVVESEGREEIVGVGQYGIDESRHTAEVALVVRDDYQGKGVGRELLSYLTLLAKRQGLHGFTAEVLADNAPMLSLFEKMGFEIDRRTLGDVVELRMTFGSKG; translated from the coding sequence CTGCGCGTTTTCAGGGAGAAATACCCAGAGAAATTCGCGCCCGAGGAGAGAGTCTTCAGCTTGATTCGACCGGGCGATAGAATCTTCATCGGCACTGGGTGTGGCGAGCCCCAGTACCTCGTTTCGGCACTTATAAAGTACGTGGAGGCCCACCCCAAGGCCTTCTTCGACGCCGAGGTCATCCACGTCTGGACGCTTGGGGTTGCGCCCTACGCTGACGAGAGGTTCAAAGAAAACTTCCGACACAACTCCTTTTTCATAGGCGAGAGCACAAGGGCCGCGGTCAACAGGGGCGACGCGGACTACACACCGATATTCCTATCCGCTGTTCCGGAGCTCTTCAGGAGGAAAATGGTGCCGGTGGACGTCGCTTTGGTCCAGGTCTCCCCGCCCGACGCCCACGGCCACATGAGCCTTGGAATCAGCGTTGACATCGTCAAAGCCGCAATAGAGAGTGCGGACCATGTGATTGCACAGGTCAACTCCTTCATGCCCCGGGTCCACGGCGACACATTCGTTAATATCAAGGACATCGACTACATCATCCACCACGACGAGCCCCTGATGGAGTACCATCCAGAGGTCTCGGACGAGATAGCGAGGAGCATCGGAAGATACGTTTCGAACCTGATTCGGGACGGCGACACGATTCAGGTCGGCTACGGCTCCCTTCCCAACGCGATACTCTCAAGCTTAGGTGAGAAGAAACACCTCGGAGTCCACACTGAGCTGCTCACGGACGGCATCGTGGAGCTGATGAAGGAGGGAGTGGTGGACAACTCGATGAAGACGATAGACCGCGGGAAGACCGTCGCCACCTTCTCCATGGGTAAGAGGAGCACTTACGAGTTCCTTCATGACAACCCCATCATCGAGTTCAGGCCGGTGGAGTATGTCAACAACCCAATGATTATCGCACAGAACAGGAACATGACCGCCATAAACAGCGCCCTCGAGATTGACCTGACGGGGCAGGCCACCGGAGACTCTCTCGGGAAAATATTCTATAGCGGGGTTGGCGGCCAGGCGGACTTCATGCGAGGTGCTGTGCTCTCGAAGGGTGGAAAAGCCATCCTGGCGCTCCAGTCCACGGCCGGCAACGGTGCATTCTCGAGAATCGTCCCCGTCCTCAAGGAGGGGGCGGGCGTGACGCTGACCAGGGGAGACATTCACTACGTCGTCACCGAGCACGGCATCGCCTACCTCCACGGCAAGAACATCCGCGAGAGGGCGATGGACCTGATCGCGATAGCCCATCCAAAATTCAGACCATGGCTGATTCAGGAGGCGAAGAAGCTCAACCTTATCTACAAGGACCAGGCATTCATACCCGGAAAGAGGGGGGAGTACCCGGAGCATCTGGAACTCCGGAGGACGACGAAGAAGGGCATCCAGATTCTGCTCAGACCAGTCAGAATTACGGACGAACCCTTGCTAAAGGACTTCTTCTACTCCCTCTCCGACAGGAGCATGTACAGGCGCTTCATCCAGGCCCGAAGGGACATGCCCCACGAGAGGCTGCAGGAGTTCGTTGTCATAGACTATACCCGTGAGATGGTACTGGTTGCGGTTGTCGAGAGCGAGGGCAGGGAGGAAATTGTGGGTGTCGGGCAGTATGGCATAGACGAGAGCAGGCACACTGCCGAGGTCGCTCTGGTCGTCAGGGACGATTACCAAGGGAAGGGCGTGGGGCGCGAGCTGCTCTCCTACCTCACCCTTCTGGCGAAGAGGCAGGGATTGCACGGGTTCACCGCGGAGGTTCTGGCGGACAACGCCCCTATGCTCTCTCTTTTTGAAAAGATGGGGTTCGAGATAGACAGGAGAACGCTAGGTGATGTCGTGGAGCTGAGGATGACCTTCGGGTCGAAAGGCTAG
- a CDS encoding acetate--CoA ligase family protein produces the protein MRVVNSEPGSSLDHLFEPRAVAVIGASESPDKIGHKILANILSGGYRGKVYPINPKGGQILGLQCYRTILDVPGEVDLAVIAIPAEFVPDAVRDCASKRVGFIPIITSGFSEVGRIEEESSLIRIAREAGMRVLGPNIFGIYSARASLNATFGPRKVRPGGVAIVTQSGALGVAMMGKTALEGMGLSAVVSVGNKADLDESELVEHLVRQEDTKLILLYIEGVKNGERLVGVLRQATRKKPVVVIKSGRSRRGAAAAASHTGSLAGSDEVFECIMKQCGALRAETVDEALSWCKFLARAEPTDIEESLIITNGGGIGVLATDACEKHAVKLYDDLPVLREAFAPLMPSFGSVKNPVDLTGQAAAEHYKKALETALGMERVGAVISLYCETAVLDPAEFAPILEEAFRKFQEKRRPLVFCLFGGESTERVIAELRARDVPVFTDPYEAVSCVGALYKYSRGLSAPQETPERPTIKINRIRETVAAAAADGRRFLYALEARRVMEAAGIPMPKSSTVWSVEEAVRAAKRIGFPVAMKIVSRDILHKSDVGGVALDLENETEVVEAYEAILHSCRTRAPKAVIEGMEVVEMVPPGVELIVGARRDPSFGPVVMSGLGGVYVEVMRDVSFRALPMSRRQGLSMIKDTKAYTLLLGVRGEERKDIEGAMDVLLRVGEILQSCPMISDIEVNPLRVYPKGTRAVDVRILISKSQEEGGAAHE, from the coding sequence GTGAGGGTCGTGAATTCAGAACCGGGCAGTAGCCTCGACCATCTGTTCGAACCGCGCGCGGTGGCTGTGATTGGAGCCTCGGAAAGCCCAGACAAAATCGGCCACAAGATTCTGGCCAACATCCTAAGCGGCGGTTACAGGGGAAAAGTGTATCCCATCAACCCGAAGGGAGGGCAGATACTCGGCCTCCAGTGCTACAGAACAATTCTGGATGTGCCTGGCGAGGTTGACCTTGCTGTCATCGCAATTCCCGCAGAGTTCGTTCCCGATGCAGTTCGGGATTGTGCGTCGAAGCGCGTTGGGTTCATCCCCATCATCACCTCAGGTTTCTCAGAGGTAGGCAGAATAGAGGAAGAGAGTAGCCTCATCAGAATCGCCCGTGAGGCCGGAATGAGGGTTCTGGGCCCGAACATCTTCGGCATCTACTCCGCACGCGCCTCTCTCAACGCCACGTTCGGACCAAGGAAGGTCCGGCCAGGGGGGGTTGCGATCGTGACCCAGAGCGGGGCCCTTGGCGTCGCGATGATGGGCAAGACCGCGCTCGAGGGGATGGGGCTCTCCGCCGTGGTTTCCGTGGGCAATAAGGCGGATCTTGACGAAAGCGAGCTCGTCGAGCATCTGGTGAGGCAGGAGGACACGAAACTGATACTTCTATATATCGAGGGCGTTAAAAACGGGGAAAGGCTCGTTGGGGTCCTGAGGCAAGCCACACGTAAGAAGCCTGTGGTGGTTATTAAGTCGGGGCGCTCGAGAAGGGGCGCCGCTGCGGCCGCCTCCCACACGGGCTCACTCGCAGGCTCGGACGAGGTTTTCGAGTGCATAATGAAGCAGTGCGGCGCCTTGCGCGCCGAAACGGTCGACGAGGCCCTTAGCTGGTGCAAGTTCCTCGCCCGCGCCGAGCCCACAGACATTGAGGAATCACTCATAATCACCAACGGCGGCGGCATCGGGGTTCTTGCAACGGACGCGTGCGAGAAGCACGCCGTTAAGCTATACGACGACCTCCCGGTTCTCAGGGAGGCCTTCGCGCCCCTGATGCCCTCATTCGGCTCTGTAAAGAACCCTGTCGACCTCACGGGACAGGCGGCCGCGGAACACTATAAAAAGGCTCTCGAGACTGCGCTGGGGATGGAAAGGGTCGGAGCAGTAATCTCACTATATTGCGAGACCGCGGTGCTCGACCCAGCCGAATTCGCCCCCATCCTGGAGGAGGCCTTCAGGAAATTCCAGGAGAAAAGGAGACCCCTCGTATTCTGCCTCTTTGGCGGGGAGTCAACGGAGCGGGTGATTGCGGAACTACGCGCACGAGACGTCCCTGTTTTCACCGACCCATATGAAGCGGTTTCTTGCGTCGGTGCCCTTTATAAATACTCACGAGGCCTGTCCGCTCCTCAGGAGACCCCTGAAAGGCCGACGATAAAGATAAATCGAATTCGGGAAACGGTGGCGGCCGCGGCGGCCGATGGGCGGCGCTTCCTCTACGCTCTAGAGGCAAGAAGGGTGATGGAGGCCGCGGGCATCCCGATGCCAAAGAGCTCCACCGTCTGGAGCGTTGAGGAGGCGGTGAGGGCGGCGAAGAGAATCGGATTTCCTGTAGCGATGAAGATAGTTTCGAGGGACATTCTGCACAAGAGCGACGTTGGTGGGGTGGCTCTGGACCTAGAGAACGAGACAGAGGTCGTCGAGGCCTACGAGGCTATATTGCATAGCTGTCGGACCCGCGCGCCCAAAGCAGTCATTGAAGGAATGGAGGTCGTGGAAATGGTGCCACCCGGCGTGGAGCTCATCGTGGGCGCGAGAAGGGACCCATCCTTTGGTCCGGTGGTGATGTCGGGGCTGGGAGGAGTCTATGTAGAAGTCATGAGGGACGTCTCCTTCCGCGCTCTGCCGATGAGCAGGAGGCAGGGGCTCTCGATGATAAAGGACACGAAGGCCTATACCCTCCTGCTCGGGGTGAGGGGAGAGGAGAGGAAGGATATCGAGGGCGCGATGGACGTTCTTCTCAGAGTGGGCGAGATTCTCCAGAGCTGCCCAATGATATCGGACATAGAAGTCAACCCGCTTAGGGTCTATCCCAAAGGGACCAGAGCGGTCGACGTCAGAATTCTTATTTCAAAATCGCAGGAGGAAGGGGGTGCTGCTCATGAGTAG
- a CDS encoding AAA family ATPase, producing the protein MSRLVVASMEKGAGKTSVLVGLARATGRSFGYMKPFGERLVYLKKRVWDYDAALMAGLFGLRENPEDMTLGFGQSKLRYMYDEETRRHKLLEMASKIGRDKELLLIEGGAGLRHGGSVGLDPVSVAKTLDARLVVLASGNEDSVMDDLYFLRRRLDLGGVRLAGIIINKVQSPSDFREACMEDLKGLNVPVLGIVPYEKELTYISVRQLAERLFAKVITGEEGMGRPIRHIFVGAMSADPAHRNTLINIINKEKKLIITSGDRSDMILAALESDTSCILLTNNILPPSSIISKAAERGVTMLLVPQDTYTVTAQIDDIEPLLTKEDAARVELVERLMKQHVNLAELAGL; encoded by the coding sequence ATGAGTAGGCTGGTTGTGGCTTCTATGGAAAAAGGGGCTGGAAAGACGAGCGTCCTGGTCGGGCTGGCCCGTGCCACTGGCCGAAGCTTCGGGTACATGAAGCCATTCGGTGAGAGGCTTGTCTACCTGAAGAAGAGGGTATGGGACTACGATGCCGCTCTCATGGCCGGCCTTTTCGGCCTCAGGGAGAACCCGGAGGACATGACGCTCGGGTTCGGCCAGTCCAAACTGCGGTACATGTACGACGAGGAGACCCGCCGGCACAAGCTTCTCGAAATGGCATCGAAAATCGGGAGGGACAAGGAGCTCTTGCTCATCGAGGGCGGCGCGGGATTAAGGCACGGGGGTTCCGTGGGCTTGGATCCCGTGTCAGTTGCGAAGACCCTCGACGCAAGGCTGGTCGTGCTCGCCTCTGGCAACGAGGACTCTGTGATGGACGACCTCTATTTTCTGAGGCGCAGATTGGATCTAGGGGGCGTGAGGCTGGCCGGCATTATAATAAACAAGGTCCAGTCCCCCAGCGATTTCAGGGAGGCCTGCATGGAAGACCTGAAGGGGCTGAATGTGCCTGTGCTCGGCATCGTGCCGTATGAGAAGGAGCTGACATACATCTCGGTGAGGCAGCTAGCGGAGAGGCTTTTCGCCAAGGTGATCACGGGCGAGGAGGGTATGGGGAGACCGATTAGGCATATCTTCGTGGGGGCCATGTCCGCCGACCCGGCTCATAGGAACACGCTGATTAACATCATTAATAAAGAGAAAAAGCTCATCATCACCAGCGGCGACAGGTCCGACATGATACTCGCCGCGCTCGAGAGCGACACATCCTGCATACTCCTGACCAACAACATCCTTCCACCGTCGAGCATAATATCAAAGGCGGCGGAGAGGGGCGTCACGATGCTCCTCGTCCCGCAGGACACTTACACCGTGACCGCCCAGATCGACGACATCGAGCCCCTGCTGACGAAGGAGGACGCAGCCAGAGTGGAACTGGTCGAAAGGCTGATGAAGCAGCACGTGAATCTGGCGGAGCTGGCAGGGCTGTGA